Proteins encoded by one window of Melopsittacus undulatus isolate bMelUnd1 chromosome 21, bMelUnd1.mat.Z, whole genome shotgun sequence:
- the HDAC7 gene encoding histone deacetylase 7 isoform X6, translated as MQGQSQAAVSPCTSPRVPQTVPMDLRIGQRVVKPGSDTTLLALKHTQQLQHQLFLASLHQQQVEQLAHQHVRVTMESPHREAEPGQQEQELRQILNKDKSKRSAVASTVVKQKLAEVILKKQQAALERTSNPNPSAMPYRSLEPLDPEGPSPPVLSTFLPPVPSTSLDPPEHFPLRKTASEPNLKVRCKPRKCLDRRKNPLTRKESAPPSLKRRPPEAIDSSPSSSSTPVSGCSSPNDSLPAEHGALPAASSMAHETPLAQRLMMQESSLAQFALQSAASLPAITLGLPATTSARGEADRRPLSSLAHRVPVLNGPVLAGTHSPVFIPAGLEQHEAGSPLSSRLQPVIILEPSVTHTPLVAVPGLGTVPFSFTPSLISAERLSLPGHHKPLGRTRSEPLPQNPKAIQQQLVYQQHHTHFLERLKQQTQLGKRMVKSSEKPRLRQIPSSEDMEAEGALPEAESSEAVRTRVEPARPGTSGKEPERTQKMLQPQEELVLQQQAYLWDSYQRVQQQLLKRQPLADTPMVPTIHTGHRPLSRAQSSPATATISLPAQDTASKALALPVQEQPPKPHFTTGLVYDSVMLKHQCSCGDNSNHPEHAGRIQSIWSRLQERGLRSQCECLRGRKATLEELQCVHTERHVFLYGTNPLNRLKLDNGKLAGILSQRMFVMLPCGGVGVDSDTIWNELHSSNAARWAAGSVTELAFKVATRELKNGFAVVRPPGHHADPSTAMGFCFFNSVAIAARQLQQKGKLSKILIVDWDVHHGNGTQQIFYRDPDVLYISLHRHDDGNFFPGSGAADEVGAGPGEGFNVNVAWTGGLDPPMGDPEYLAAFRTVVMPIAHEFSPDVVLVSAGFDAADGHPPPLGGYKVSAKCFGYMTKQLMSLAGGAIVLALEGGHDLTAICDASEACVSALLGNELDPLPEESMRQKPNPNAVRSLEAVLQVQSKYWVALQRFASKLGCSFLEAQHHEAEEVETVTALASLSVAVMVEKRPQEEPMEEEEPMNQ; from the exons CTGCTGTGAGCCCGTGCACCTCCCCACGGGTGCCCCAGACCGTCCCCATGGACCTGCGCATCGGGCAGCGCGTGGTCAAGCCTGGCTCTGACACCACTTTGCTGGCCCTGAAGCACacgcagcagctccagcaccagctcttCCTCGCCAGCCTGCACCAGCAGCAAGTGGAGCAGCTCGCCCACCAGCACGTCAGG GTGACCATGGAGTCCCCACACCGTGAAGCTGAgcctgggcagcaggagcaggagctgcggCAGATCCTCAACAAggacaagagcaagagaa GTGCTGTGGCCAGCACAGTGGTGAAGCAGAAGCTGGCTGAGGTCatcctgaagaagcagcaggcagctctggagAGGACCAGCAACCCCAACCCTTCAGCCATGCCATACAG GTCTCTGGAGCCTCTGGATCCTGAGGGCCCTTCCCCTCCTGTGCTCAGCACCTTCCTGCCTCCTGTTCCCAGCACTTCCCTTGACCCCCCTGAGCATTTCCCACTGCGGAAGACAG CATCTGAGCCCAACCTGAAGGTGCGCTGCAAGCCCAGGAAGTGCCTTGACCGACGCAAGAACCCCCTGACGCGGAAGGAGAGCGCTCCCCCATCGCTCAAGAGGCGGCCACCCGAGGCCATTG ACTCCTCCCCGAGCAGTAGCAGCACCCCCGTGTCCGGCTGCAGCTCTCCCAATGACAGCCTCCCTGCCGAGCACGGAgccctccctgctgcctccagcatGGCCCACGAG ACACCCCTGGCCCAGCGCCTGATGATGCAGGAGAGCTCCCTGGCCCAGTTTGCCCTGCAGAGTGCAGCCTCCCTTCCGGCCATCACGCTGGGATTGCCGGCCACCACTAGCGCCAGG ggagaggcagaTCGCCggcccctctccagcctggcccaCCGGGTGCCCGTGTTGAATGGACCTGTCCTGGCCGGCACACACTCGCCCGTGTTCATCCCAGCTGGTTTGGAGCAGCACGAGGCTGGGAGCCCCTTGTCCTCTCGGCTCCAGCCTGTCATCATCCTCGAGCCCTCGGTCACCCACACTCCACTGGTGGCAG TGCCAGGCCTGGGGACAGTGCCCTTCTCCTTCACCCCCTCGCTCATCTCTGCAGAGCGCCTGTCACTCCCAGGCCACCATAAACCACTGGGCAGGACCCGCTCGGAGCCCCTGCCCCAGAACCCCAAGgccatccagcagcagctggtgtACCAGCAGCATCACACCCACTTCCTGGAGAGGCTCAAGCAGCAGACGCAGCTGGGCAAG CGCATGGTCAAGTCCAGCGAGAAGCCCCGGCTGCGGCAGATCCCCTCCTCGGAGGACATGGAGGCCGAGGGGGCACTGCCCGAGGCTGAGAGCAGTGAGGCAGTGAGGACACGTGTGGAGCCTGCACGGCCCGGCACCAGCGGCAAGGAGCCTGAGAGGACACAGAAGATGCTGCAGCCTCAGGAGGAGCTTGTCCTGCAGCAG CAGGCCTACCTGTGGGATTCCTACCAGcgggtgcagcagcagctcctcaagCGCCAGCCCTTGGCTGACACCCCCATGGTCCCCACCATCCACACGGGGCACAGGCCCCTCTCCAGGGCCCAGTCATCTCCTGCCACCGCCACCATCTCCCTTCCTGCCCAGGACACGGCATCCAAGGCACTGGCCCTGCCTGTGCAGGAGCAGCCACCCAAGCCTCACTTCACCACAG GGCTGGTTTATGACTCGGTGATGCTCAAACACCAGTGCTCCTGTGGAGACAACAGCAACCACCCGGAGCACGCAGGCAGGATCCAGAGCATCTGGTCCCGTCTGCAGGAGAGGGGCCTGCGCAGCCAGTGTGAG TGCCTGCGGGGCCGCAAGGCCAcgctggaggagctgcagtgTGTCCACACCGAGCGCCACGTCTTCCTCTATGGCACCAACCCCCTCAACCGCCTCAAACTGGACAACGGGAAGCTGGCCG GGATCCTGTCCCAGAGGATGTTTGTCATGCTGCCCTGTGGAGGGGTGGGG GTGGACAGTGACACCATCTGGAACGAGCTGCATTCCTCCAATGCTGCTCgctgggctgcaggcagcgTCACCGAGCTGGCCTTCAAGGTGGCCACCAGGGAGCTCAAG AATGGCTTTGCTGTGGTGAGGCCACCAGGACATCATGCGGATCCTTCCACTGCCAT GGGATTCTGCTTCTTCAACTCAGTGGCCATTGCTGcgaggcagctgcagcagaaagggaagCTCAGCAAGATCCTCATTGTGGACTGG gATGTTCACCACGGCAATGGGACCCAGCAGATCTTCTACAGAGACCCTGACGTTCTCTACATCTCTTTGCATCGTCACGATGACGGCAACTTCTTCCCTGGTAGTGGGGCTGCTGATGAG GTTGGTGCTGGCCCTGGGGAGGGATTTAACGTCAACGTGGCCTGGACTGGGGGGCTCGACCCCCCCATGGGTGACCCTGAGTATCTGGCTGCGTTCAG GACAGTGGTGATGCCGATTGCACATGAGTTCTCACCCGATGTGGTGCTGGTCTCTGCTGGCTTCGATGCAGCCGATGGCCACCCACCCCCCCTGGGTGGCTACAAAGTCTCTGCTAAAT GTTTTGGCTACATGACAAAGCAGCTGATGAGCCTGGCAGGTGGAGCCATCGTCCTCGCTCTAGAAGGTGGCCATGACCTTACAGCCATCTGCGACGCATCCGAGGCCTGTGTGTCAGCCTTGCTGGGCAATGAG CTGGATCCTCTCCCAGAGGAAAGCATGAGGCAGAAACCCAACCCCAATGCTGTGCGCTCCTTGGAAGCTGTGCTCCAGGTCCAGA GTAAATACTGGGTGGCTCTGCAGCGCTTTGCCTCCAAGctgggctgctccttcctggagGCACAGCACCACGAGGCAGAAGAGGTGGAGACAGTCACAGCCTTGGCTTCCCTCTCGGTGGCCGTGATGGTGGAGAAGAG GCCCCAGGAGGAGCcgatggaggaggaagagcccATGAACCAGTGA
- the HDAC7 gene encoding histone deacetylase 7 isoform X3, with protein MRSGGFPGAELAGVAPRRKVPAAVLMFSPSSAVSPCTSPRVPQTVPMDLRIGQRVVKPGSDTTLLALKHTQQLQHQLFLASLHQQQVEQLAHQHVRVTMESPHREAEPGQQEQELRQILNKDKSKRSAVASTVVKQKLAEVILKKQQAALERTSNPNPSAMPYRSLEPLDPEGPSPPVLSTFLPPVPSTSLDPPEHFPLRKTASEPNLKVRCKPRKCLDRRKNPLTRKESAPPSLKRRPPEAIDSSPSSSSTPVSGCSSPNDSLPAEHGALPAASSMAHETPLAQRLMMQESSLAQFALQSAASLPAITLGLPATTSARGEADRRPLSSLAHRVPVLNGPVLAGTHSPVFIPAGLEQHEAGSPLSSRLQPVIILEPSVTHTPLVAVPGLGTVPFSFTPSLISAERLSLPGHHKPLGRTRSEPLPQNPKAIQQQLVYQQHHTHFLERLKQQTQLGKRMVKSSEKPRLRQIPSSEDMEAEGALPEAESSEAVRTRVEPARPGTSGKEPERTQKMLQPQEELVLQQQAYLWDSYQRVQQQLLKRQPLADTPMVPTIHTGHRPLSRAQSSPATATISLPAQDTASKALALPVQEQPPKPHFTTGLVYDSVMLKHQCSCGDNSNHPEHAGRIQSIWSRLQERGLRSQCECLRGRKATLEELQCVHTERHVFLYGTNPLNRLKLDNGKLAGILSQRMFVMLPCGGVGVDSDTIWNELHSSNAARWAAGSVTELAFKVATRELKNGFAVVRPPGHHADPSTAMGFCFFNSVAIAARQLQQKGKLSKILIVDWDVHHGNGTQQIFYRDPDVLYISLHRHDDGNFFPGSGAADEVGAGPGEGFNVNVAWTGGLDPPMGDPEYLAAFRTVVMPIAHEFSPDVVLVSAGFDAADGHPPPLGGYKVSAKCFGYMTKQLMSLAGGAIVLALEGGHDLTAICDASEACVSALLGNELDPLPEESMRQKPNPNAVRSLEAVLQVQSKYWVALQRFASKLGCSFLEAQHHEAEEVETVTALASLSVAVMVEKRPQEEPMEEEEPMNQ; from the exons CTGCTGTGAGCCCGTGCACCTCCCCACGGGTGCCCCAGACCGTCCCCATGGACCTGCGCATCGGGCAGCGCGTGGTCAAGCCTGGCTCTGACACCACTTTGCTGGCCCTGAAGCACacgcagcagctccagcaccagctcttCCTCGCCAGCCTGCACCAGCAGCAAGTGGAGCAGCTCGCCCACCAGCACGTCAGG GTGACCATGGAGTCCCCACACCGTGAAGCTGAgcctgggcagcaggagcaggagctgcggCAGATCCTCAACAAggacaagagcaagagaa GTGCTGTGGCCAGCACAGTGGTGAAGCAGAAGCTGGCTGAGGTCatcctgaagaagcagcaggcagctctggagAGGACCAGCAACCCCAACCCTTCAGCCATGCCATACAG GTCTCTGGAGCCTCTGGATCCTGAGGGCCCTTCCCCTCCTGTGCTCAGCACCTTCCTGCCTCCTGTTCCCAGCACTTCCCTTGACCCCCCTGAGCATTTCCCACTGCGGAAGACAG CATCTGAGCCCAACCTGAAGGTGCGCTGCAAGCCCAGGAAGTGCCTTGACCGACGCAAGAACCCCCTGACGCGGAAGGAGAGCGCTCCCCCATCGCTCAAGAGGCGGCCACCCGAGGCCATTG ACTCCTCCCCGAGCAGTAGCAGCACCCCCGTGTCCGGCTGCAGCTCTCCCAATGACAGCCTCCCTGCCGAGCACGGAgccctccctgctgcctccagcatGGCCCACGAG ACACCCCTGGCCCAGCGCCTGATGATGCAGGAGAGCTCCCTGGCCCAGTTTGCCCTGCAGAGTGCAGCCTCCCTTCCGGCCATCACGCTGGGATTGCCGGCCACCACTAGCGCCAGG ggagaggcagaTCGCCggcccctctccagcctggcccaCCGGGTGCCCGTGTTGAATGGACCTGTCCTGGCCGGCACACACTCGCCCGTGTTCATCCCAGCTGGTTTGGAGCAGCACGAGGCTGGGAGCCCCTTGTCCTCTCGGCTCCAGCCTGTCATCATCCTCGAGCCCTCGGTCACCCACACTCCACTGGTGGCAG TGCCAGGCCTGGGGACAGTGCCCTTCTCCTTCACCCCCTCGCTCATCTCTGCAGAGCGCCTGTCACTCCCAGGCCACCATAAACCACTGGGCAGGACCCGCTCGGAGCCCCTGCCCCAGAACCCCAAGgccatccagcagcagctggtgtACCAGCAGCATCACACCCACTTCCTGGAGAGGCTCAAGCAGCAGACGCAGCTGGGCAAG CGCATGGTCAAGTCCAGCGAGAAGCCCCGGCTGCGGCAGATCCCCTCCTCGGAGGACATGGAGGCCGAGGGGGCACTGCCCGAGGCTGAGAGCAGTGAGGCAGTGAGGACACGTGTGGAGCCTGCACGGCCCGGCACCAGCGGCAAGGAGCCTGAGAGGACACAGAAGATGCTGCAGCCTCAGGAGGAGCTTGTCCTGCAGCAG CAGGCCTACCTGTGGGATTCCTACCAGcgggtgcagcagcagctcctcaagCGCCAGCCCTTGGCTGACACCCCCATGGTCCCCACCATCCACACGGGGCACAGGCCCCTCTCCAGGGCCCAGTCATCTCCTGCCACCGCCACCATCTCCCTTCCTGCCCAGGACACGGCATCCAAGGCACTGGCCCTGCCTGTGCAGGAGCAGCCACCCAAGCCTCACTTCACCACAG GGCTGGTTTATGACTCGGTGATGCTCAAACACCAGTGCTCCTGTGGAGACAACAGCAACCACCCGGAGCACGCAGGCAGGATCCAGAGCATCTGGTCCCGTCTGCAGGAGAGGGGCCTGCGCAGCCAGTGTGAG TGCCTGCGGGGCCGCAAGGCCAcgctggaggagctgcagtgTGTCCACACCGAGCGCCACGTCTTCCTCTATGGCACCAACCCCCTCAACCGCCTCAAACTGGACAACGGGAAGCTGGCCG GGATCCTGTCCCAGAGGATGTTTGTCATGCTGCCCTGTGGAGGGGTGGGG GTGGACAGTGACACCATCTGGAACGAGCTGCATTCCTCCAATGCTGCTCgctgggctgcaggcagcgTCACCGAGCTGGCCTTCAAGGTGGCCACCAGGGAGCTCAAG AATGGCTTTGCTGTGGTGAGGCCACCAGGACATCATGCGGATCCTTCCACTGCCAT GGGATTCTGCTTCTTCAACTCAGTGGCCATTGCTGcgaggcagctgcagcagaaagggaagCTCAGCAAGATCCTCATTGTGGACTGG gATGTTCACCACGGCAATGGGACCCAGCAGATCTTCTACAGAGACCCTGACGTTCTCTACATCTCTTTGCATCGTCACGATGACGGCAACTTCTTCCCTGGTAGTGGGGCTGCTGATGAG GTTGGTGCTGGCCCTGGGGAGGGATTTAACGTCAACGTGGCCTGGACTGGGGGGCTCGACCCCCCCATGGGTGACCCTGAGTATCTGGCTGCGTTCAG GACAGTGGTGATGCCGATTGCACATGAGTTCTCACCCGATGTGGTGCTGGTCTCTGCTGGCTTCGATGCAGCCGATGGCCACCCACCCCCCCTGGGTGGCTACAAAGTCTCTGCTAAAT GTTTTGGCTACATGACAAAGCAGCTGATGAGCCTGGCAGGTGGAGCCATCGTCCTCGCTCTAGAAGGTGGCCATGACCTTACAGCCATCTGCGACGCATCCGAGGCCTGTGTGTCAGCCTTGCTGGGCAATGAG CTGGATCCTCTCCCAGAGGAAAGCATGAGGCAGAAACCCAACCCCAATGCTGTGCGCTCCTTGGAAGCTGTGCTCCAGGTCCAGA GTAAATACTGGGTGGCTCTGCAGCGCTTTGCCTCCAAGctgggctgctccttcctggagGCACAGCACCACGAGGCAGAAGAGGTGGAGACAGTCACAGCCTTGGCTTCCCTCTCGGTGGCCGTGATGGTGGAGAAGAG GCCCCAGGAGGAGCcgatggaggaggaagagcccATGAACCAGTGA
- the HDAC7 gene encoding histone deacetylase 7 isoform X2 translates to MRGALAGLLGQEEWWSSTSPCCRERLQGRTSTASAACDSREQDVWGCWGLPGRDQPMDPVQAVQPAAVSPCTSPRVPQTVPMDLRIGQRVVKPGSDTTLLALKHTQQLQHQLFLASLHQQQVEQLAHQHVRVTMESPHREAEPGQQEQELRQILNKDKSKRSAVASTVVKQKLAEVILKKQQAALERTSNPNPSAMPYRSLEPLDPEGPSPPVLSTFLPPVPSTSLDPPEHFPLRKTASEPNLKVRCKPRKCLDRRKNPLTRKESAPPSLKRRPPEAIDSSPSSSSTPVSGCSSPNDSLPAEHGALPAASSMAHETPLAQRLMMQESSLAQFALQSAASLPAITLGLPATTSARGEADRRPLSSLAHRVPVLNGPVLAGTHSPVFIPAGLEQHEAGSPLSSRLQPVIILEPSVTHTPLVAVPGLGTVPFSFTPSLISAERLSLPGHHKPLGRTRSEPLPQNPKAIQQQLVYQQHHTHFLERLKQQTQLGKRMVKSSEKPRLRQIPSSEDMEAEGALPEAESSEAVRTRVEPARPGTSGKEPERTQKMLQPQEELVLQQAYLWDSYQRVQQQLLKRQPLADTPMVPTIHTGHRPLSRAQSSPATATISLPAQDTASKALALPVQEQPPKPHFTTGLVYDSVMLKHQCSCGDNSNHPEHAGRIQSIWSRLQERGLRSQCECLRGRKATLEELQCVHTERHVFLYGTNPLNRLKLDNGKLAGILSQRMFVMLPCGGVGVDSDTIWNELHSSNAARWAAGSVTELAFKVATRELKNGFAVVRPPGHHADPSTAMGFCFFNSVAIAARQLQQKGKLSKILIVDWDVHHGNGTQQIFYRDPDVLYISLHRHDDGNFFPGSGAADEVGAGPGEGFNVNVAWTGGLDPPMGDPEYLAAFRTVVMPIAHEFSPDVVLVSAGFDAADGHPPPLGGYKVSAKCFGYMTKQLMSLAGGAIVLALEGGHDLTAICDASEACVSALLGNELDPLPEESMRQKPNPNAVRSLEAVLQVQSKYWVALQRFASKLGCSFLEAQHHEAEEVETVTALASLSVAVMVEKRPQEEPMEEEEPMNQ, encoded by the exons ATGCGGGGTGCGTTGGcagggctgctggggcaggaggagtgGTGGAGCTCAACGTCACCCTGCTGCAGAGAGAGGCTTCAGGGGAGGACCAGCACTGCCTCTGCAGCGTGTGATTCCAGAGagcaggatgtgtggggctgctgggggcTCCCAGGCAGGGATCAGCCAATGGACCCCGTCCAGGCTGTGCAACCAG CTGCTGTGAGCCCGTGCACCTCCCCACGGGTGCCCCAGACCGTCCCCATGGACCTGCGCATCGGGCAGCGCGTGGTCAAGCCTGGCTCTGACACCACTTTGCTGGCCCTGAAGCACacgcagcagctccagcaccagctcttCCTCGCCAGCCTGCACCAGCAGCAAGTGGAGCAGCTCGCCCACCAGCACGTCAGG GTGACCATGGAGTCCCCACACCGTGAAGCTGAgcctgggcagcaggagcaggagctgcggCAGATCCTCAACAAggacaagagcaagagaa GTGCTGTGGCCAGCACAGTGGTGAAGCAGAAGCTGGCTGAGGTCatcctgaagaagcagcaggcagctctggagAGGACCAGCAACCCCAACCCTTCAGCCATGCCATACAG GTCTCTGGAGCCTCTGGATCCTGAGGGCCCTTCCCCTCCTGTGCTCAGCACCTTCCTGCCTCCTGTTCCCAGCACTTCCCTTGACCCCCCTGAGCATTTCCCACTGCGGAAGACAG CATCTGAGCCCAACCTGAAGGTGCGCTGCAAGCCCAGGAAGTGCCTTGACCGACGCAAGAACCCCCTGACGCGGAAGGAGAGCGCTCCCCCATCGCTCAAGAGGCGGCCACCCGAGGCCATTG ACTCCTCCCCGAGCAGTAGCAGCACCCCCGTGTCCGGCTGCAGCTCTCCCAATGACAGCCTCCCTGCCGAGCACGGAgccctccctgctgcctccagcatGGCCCACGAG ACACCCCTGGCCCAGCGCCTGATGATGCAGGAGAGCTCCCTGGCCCAGTTTGCCCTGCAGAGTGCAGCCTCCCTTCCGGCCATCACGCTGGGATTGCCGGCCACCACTAGCGCCAGG ggagaggcagaTCGCCggcccctctccagcctggcccaCCGGGTGCCCGTGTTGAATGGACCTGTCCTGGCCGGCACACACTCGCCCGTGTTCATCCCAGCTGGTTTGGAGCAGCACGAGGCTGGGAGCCCCTTGTCCTCTCGGCTCCAGCCTGTCATCATCCTCGAGCCCTCGGTCACCCACACTCCACTGGTGGCAG TGCCAGGCCTGGGGACAGTGCCCTTCTCCTTCACCCCCTCGCTCATCTCTGCAGAGCGCCTGTCACTCCCAGGCCACCATAAACCACTGGGCAGGACCCGCTCGGAGCCCCTGCCCCAGAACCCCAAGgccatccagcagcagctggtgtACCAGCAGCATCACACCCACTTCCTGGAGAGGCTCAAGCAGCAGACGCAGCTGGGCAAG CGCATGGTCAAGTCCAGCGAGAAGCCCCGGCTGCGGCAGATCCCCTCCTCGGAGGACATGGAGGCCGAGGGGGCACTGCCCGAGGCTGAGAGCAGTGAGGCAGTGAGGACACGTGTGGAGCCTGCACGGCCCGGCACCAGCGGCAAGGAGCCTGAGAGGACACAGAAGATGCTGCAGCCTCAGGAGGAGCTTGTCCTGCAGCAG GCCTACCTGTGGGATTCCTACCAGcgggtgcagcagcagctcctcaagCGCCAGCCCTTGGCTGACACCCCCATGGTCCCCACCATCCACACGGGGCACAGGCCCCTCTCCAGGGCCCAGTCATCTCCTGCCACCGCCACCATCTCCCTTCCTGCCCAGGACACGGCATCCAAGGCACTGGCCCTGCCTGTGCAGGAGCAGCCACCCAAGCCTCACTTCACCACAG GGCTGGTTTATGACTCGGTGATGCTCAAACACCAGTGCTCCTGTGGAGACAACAGCAACCACCCGGAGCACGCAGGCAGGATCCAGAGCATCTGGTCCCGTCTGCAGGAGAGGGGCCTGCGCAGCCAGTGTGAG TGCCTGCGGGGCCGCAAGGCCAcgctggaggagctgcagtgTGTCCACACCGAGCGCCACGTCTTCCTCTATGGCACCAACCCCCTCAACCGCCTCAAACTGGACAACGGGAAGCTGGCCG GGATCCTGTCCCAGAGGATGTTTGTCATGCTGCCCTGTGGAGGGGTGGGG GTGGACAGTGACACCATCTGGAACGAGCTGCATTCCTCCAATGCTGCTCgctgggctgcaggcagcgTCACCGAGCTGGCCTTCAAGGTGGCCACCAGGGAGCTCAAG AATGGCTTTGCTGTGGTGAGGCCACCAGGACATCATGCGGATCCTTCCACTGCCAT GGGATTCTGCTTCTTCAACTCAGTGGCCATTGCTGcgaggcagctgcagcagaaagggaagCTCAGCAAGATCCTCATTGTGGACTGG gATGTTCACCACGGCAATGGGACCCAGCAGATCTTCTACAGAGACCCTGACGTTCTCTACATCTCTTTGCATCGTCACGATGACGGCAACTTCTTCCCTGGTAGTGGGGCTGCTGATGAG GTTGGTGCTGGCCCTGGGGAGGGATTTAACGTCAACGTGGCCTGGACTGGGGGGCTCGACCCCCCCATGGGTGACCCTGAGTATCTGGCTGCGTTCAG GACAGTGGTGATGCCGATTGCACATGAGTTCTCACCCGATGTGGTGCTGGTCTCTGCTGGCTTCGATGCAGCCGATGGCCACCCACCCCCCCTGGGTGGCTACAAAGTCTCTGCTAAAT GTTTTGGCTACATGACAAAGCAGCTGATGAGCCTGGCAGGTGGAGCCATCGTCCTCGCTCTAGAAGGTGGCCATGACCTTACAGCCATCTGCGACGCATCCGAGGCCTGTGTGTCAGCCTTGCTGGGCAATGAG CTGGATCCTCTCCCAGAGGAAAGCATGAGGCAGAAACCCAACCCCAATGCTGTGCGCTCCTTGGAAGCTGTGCTCCAGGTCCAGA GTAAATACTGGGTGGCTCTGCAGCGCTTTGCCTCCAAGctgggctgctccttcctggagGCACAGCACCACGAGGCAGAAGAGGTGGAGACAGTCACAGCCTTGGCTTCCCTCTCGGTGGCCGTGATGGTGGAGAAGAG GCCCCAGGAGGAGCcgatggaggaggaagagcccATGAACCAGTGA